Genomic window (Sphingomonas japonica):
TCCAGTCGATCGCGGTGAGCTCGCTGGTCAGTGCCAGCTTGAGCACTTCGTCGACATGGCTCACCGAAACGATGGTCAGGCCGTCGCGGATCGTCGCCGGAATGTCGGCAAGATCCTTCTCGTTCTCCGCCGGGATCAGCACGGTAGTGATGCCGCCGCGCAGCGCTGCGAGCAGCTTTTCCTTGAGGCCGCCGATCGGCAGCACGCGCCCCCGCAGCGTCACTTCGCCGGTCATCGCGATGTCGCGGCGCACCGGCACGCCGGTAAGGGTCGATACGATCGCGGTGACGATGCCGATGCCTGCCGACGGACCGTCCTTCGGCACCGCGCCTTCGGGCAGATGGATGTGGATGTCCTTGCGCGCGAACAGGCTCGGCTTGATGCCATAGGAGGGTGAGCGCGCCTTGACGAAGCTGAACGCGGTCTCGATCGATTCCTTCATCACGTCGCCGAGCTTGCCGGTGACCTTCGCCGCGCCCTTGCCCGGCACCGTGACTCCCTCGATCGTCAACAGCTCGCCGCCGACCTCGGTCCAGGCCAGCCCGGTAACCGCGCCGATCTGATGCTCCTCCTCGCCGATTCCGAAGCGGTATTTGCGCACGCCCGCAAACTCACCGAGATTGTCCGGGGTTACGGTGACGCTTTCGGCCTTACCCTCGAGGATGCGGCGCAATGCCTTGCGCGCGAGCTTGGCGATCTCGCGCTCGAGCGTGCGCACACCGGCCTCGCGCGTGTAATAGCGGATCAGGTCGCGCAGCCCGGCATTGGTGAGTTCGAACTCGCCGTCCTTGAGGCCATGGGCCTCGAACTGCTTGGCGATCAGGTGGCGCTCGGCGATCTCGACCTTCTCATCCTCGGTATAGCCCTCCAGCCGGATGATCTCCATCCGGTCGAGCAGCGGCTGCGGCAGGTTGAGCGTGTTGGCGGTGCACACGAACATCACGTCGGACAGGTCGACGTCGATCTCCAGATAATGGTCCTGGAATTTCGCATTCTGCTCGGGGTCGAGCACTTCGAGCAATGCCGACGCCGGATCGCCCCTGAAATCCTGACCGAGCTTGTCGATCTCGTCGAGCAGGAACAGCGGATTGCTGGTTCCCGCCTTTTTGAGGTTGGTGACGACCTTGCCCGGAAGCGAGCCGATATAGGTGCGGCGATGGCCTCGGATTTCGGCCTCGTCGCGCACGCCGCCCAGCGACTGGCGAATGAACTCGCGCCCGGTCGCCCGCGCGATCGATTTGCCCAATGACGTCTTGCCGACGCCGGGCGGGCCGACCAGGCACAGGATCGGGCCTTTCAGCTTGTTGGTGCGCGTCTGCACCGCCAGATATTCGACGATCCGGTCCTTGACCTTCTCGAGCGCGTAATGCTCCTCGTCGAGCACGCGTTCGGCCTCGACCAGGTCCTTTTTCAGCTTCGACTTCTTGCCCCACGGCAGACCCAGCAGCACGTCGAGATAGTTGCGCACCACCGTCGCCTCGGCAGACATCGGTGCCATCGTCTTGAGCTTCTTGAGCTCGGCAGTCGCCTTAGTCTTGGCTTCCTTCGACAGCTTCAATGTCGCGATCTTCTGCGTCAGCTCGGCGATCTCGTCGCCGTCGCCCGACTCGCTCTCATTGCCCAGCTCGCGCTGGATCGCCTTCAATTGCTCGTTTAGATAATATTCGCGCTGGGTCTTCTCCATCTGGCGCTTGACGCGGCTGCGGATCTTCTTCTCGACCTGCAACACGCCCAGTTCGCCCTCCATGAAGGCGAACACCATTTCGAGCCGCTTGCCGGCATCGACCTCGACCAGCAGCGATTGCTTGTCGGCGACCTTGACCGCGATGTTGGCGGCGACCGCGTCGGCCAGCCGCGAGGCGTCGTCGAGTTCGGCCAGCTGGACCGCGGTTTCCGACGGCAGCTTGCGGTTGAGCTTGGCATAGTTCTCGAACTGGTCGATCACCGATCGCATCAGCGCGGCTGCTTCCGGCGTGTCGCCGCCGCGCTCCTCGACGGGATCGACCTTCGCGGTCAGATGGCCTTCGCTGGCATCCAGCTCGGCGATCGACGCGCGCTCCTTGCCCGCGACCAGCACCCGTACGGTGCCGTCCGGCAGCTTGAGCATCTGCATCACCTCGGCGGTGACGCCGATATCGTAAAGATCATCGCGGCCAGGATCGTCGTTGCCGGGATCGAGCTGCGCGACGAGAAAGATTTCCTTGTCGTCCGCCATCGCCGCTTCGAGCGCGCCGACCGATTTGTCGCGGCCGACGAACAGCGGCACGATCATGTGCGGGAACACGACGATGTCGCGCAGCGGAAGGACGGGATAGGTCTGCTTCATGGATACTCCGGTGCCCGTTGCGGGCGGTTACCGACTGTATATGGTGACAGCGCGGCGTGCATCAATCGTCAACGCTGTGGTCGGTCGGACGGGGGAACCAGATGTTTCGCAGCCTGCTTGCATGCGCTTTCATTCTGACGTCGGCATCGGCGTCGGCGCAGACCGACCAGTCGGGTGCCCCGCTCGCCCCCGAACAGCGGGCGGTGACGCTCGATACCGCCGACGTCGCGATCGAAGTGTTTCCCGATGCCCAGGCGATCACCGGTGTCAGCACCCTGAACTTCGTCGCGAAGGACAGGCTGGACCGCCTGGTCGTCGACCTCGACGACAACTATGCGGTCGGCAGCATCGCGATCAATGGCAACGAGTTGCCCAAGGGTAGCTGGACCAATTGCGACGGCCGCATGACCATCGCGCTGGCCGCGCCGATCGCGGCGGGCACCCGCTTCGCCGCGACGATCCGCTATGCCGGCAAGCCGCATGTCGCTACTCGCCCGCCCTGGTTCGACGGGATCATCTGGGAAAAGACGCCTCAGGGCGCTCCGTGGATCGCGACCACCGCGCAATTCTCGGGCTGCGACCTCTATTTCCCGTGCATCGACTATCCGACCTATGAGCCGCAGCGGCTCGACCTGCACCTGACCGTTCCACAGGGCCTCAAGGCGCCGTCGAACGGTGTGCTGGTCGGCGTCGATACACTGCCCGACGGGCGCACCACCTGGAACTGGCGCGCGCGCAATCCGACACTGTATGGCGTGGCGCTCAACATCGCGCCCTATGTCGAGCTGTCGGGCAGCTACCGCAGCCGATACGGCAACCAGATACCGATGTTCTACTGGCATCTGCCGGGTCGTGAGGCGCAAGCGGCAAAGCTGTTCGCGGAATTCGCGCCAACGCTCGATTTCTTCGAAAGCGTCATCGGCCCCTATCCCTTTGCCGACCAGAAGCTCGGCGTGGTCGAGACACCGCACAAGGGCATGGAGCATCAGACGATCAACGCTTACGGCAACGACTATGCCAAGACGCCGTTCGGCTTCGACGACCTGTTCCAGCATGAATTCAGCCACGAATGGTTCGCCAACCAGCTGACCGTCGCCAACTGGGACGATTTCTGGCTACACGAGGGCTATGGCGCGTACATGCAGCCGCTGTACGGCCGCTGGCGCGAGGGCGAGGCGGTGTATGCGACGATGATGCACGAGTCGCGCCGCGGCATCCGCAATCGTTTTCCGGTCGTGTCGGGCAGTCCGAAGTCCGCGACCGACGTCTACCGGCCCGAAACCGGTCCGGCGGGGGATATCTACGTCAAGGGCGCGTGGGTGCTGC
Coding sequences:
- the lon gene encoding endopeptidase La codes for the protein MKQTYPVLPLRDIVVFPHMIVPLFVGRDKSVGALEAAMADDKEIFLVAQLDPGNDDPGRDDLYDIGVTAEVMQMLKLPDGTVRVLVAGKERASIAELDASEGHLTAKVDPVEERGGDTPEAAALMRSVIDQFENYAKLNRKLPSETAVQLAELDDASRLADAVAANIAVKVADKQSLLVEVDAGKRLEMVFAFMEGELGVLQVEKKIRSRVKRQMEKTQREYYLNEQLKAIQRELGNESESGDGDEIAELTQKIATLKLSKEAKTKATAELKKLKTMAPMSAEATVVRNYLDVLLGLPWGKKSKLKKDLVEAERVLDEEHYALEKVKDRIVEYLAVQTRTNKLKGPILCLVGPPGVGKTSLGKSIARATGREFIRQSLGGVRDEAEIRGHRRTYIGSLPGKVVTNLKKAGTSNPLFLLDEIDKLGQDFRGDPASALLEVLDPEQNAKFQDHYLEIDVDLSDVMFVCTANTLNLPQPLLDRMEIIRLEGYTEDEKVEIAERHLIAKQFEAHGLKDGEFELTNAGLRDLIRYYTREAGVRTLEREIAKLARKALRRILEGKAESVTVTPDNLGEFAGVRKYRFGIGEEEHQIGAVTGLAWTEVGGELLTIEGVTVPGKGAAKVTGKLGDVMKESIETAFSFVKARSPSYGIKPSLFARKDIHIHLPEGAVPKDGPSAGIGIVTAIVSTLTGVPVRRDIAMTGEVTLRGRVLPIGGLKEKLLAALRGGITTVLIPAENEKDLADIPATIRDGLTIVSVSHVDEVLKLALTSELTAIDWTDADELAAQPIHPVSGLSEPMRH
- a CDS encoding M1 family metallopeptidase; the protein is MFRSLLACAFILTSASASAQTDQSGAPLAPEQRAVTLDTADVAIEVFPDAQAITGVSTLNFVAKDRLDRLVVDLDDNYAVGSIAINGNELPKGSWTNCDGRMTIALAAPIAAGTRFAATIRYAGKPHVATRPPWFDGIIWEKTPQGAPWIATTAQFSGCDLYFPCIDYPTYEPQRLDLHLTVPQGLKAPSNGVLVGVDTLPDGRTTWNWRARNPTLYGVALNIAPYVELSGSYRSRYGNQIPMFYWHLPGREAQAAKLFAEFAPTLDFFESVIGPYPFADQKLGVVETPHKGMEHQTINAYGNDYAKTPFGFDDLFQHEFSHEWFANQLTVANWDDFWLHEGYGAYMQPLYGRWREGEAVYATMMHESRRGIRNRFPVVSGSPKSATDVYRPETGPAGDIYVKGAWVLHTLRNLIGDKAFFDLTRLAVYGRTDPRPGNFKPVYRTTPEYIAYARQVTGQDLQWFFDVYLYQAALPELVQTRTGDRLVVEWKAPNAKPFPLPVEISIDGNVRKLPMTGGRAVLTVPAAAHVVLDPNSRTLRKSAIIDDYQAWQAAQYRNQGN